Proteins from a single region of Desulfobacter postgatei 2ac9:
- a CDS encoding helix-turn-helix transcriptional regulator produces the protein MGHTVEQPDIESLVRRNRELEQLEQEHRRMELIFKQQAHNLQERMKEINCLYGISKILEQTGLSLEETFQKVVNIIPPSWQYPEITCAQLLINDQSFRTKNYKNTFWKQQTEIIAYGEPMGILTVCYLEKRPDLDEGAFLAEERSLINAIAEHLGRTIERKMAENELRESRRKLKEQNQQLKEKNIALREVMSQLREEKADLEERVLANVENLLLPLVKKMGDRGSHLDKEYLRLLEENIAQLTSSFGSKIGHFNQRLTPRESEICNMIRAGLGSKEIGKMLNISYRSVETYRNHIRKKLGITNKKINLTSYLSGL, from the coding sequence GTGGGGCATACTGTGGAGCAGCCAGATATCGAAAGCCTGGTCCGCCGCAACCGGGAGCTTGAACAATTGGAGCAGGAGCACCGGCGCATGGAGTTAATCTTCAAGCAGCAGGCCCATAATCTCCAGGAACGTATGAAGGAAATCAACTGCCTGTACGGTATTTCCAAGATCCTGGAACAGACCGGCCTCTCCCTGGAAGAGACCTTCCAGAAAGTGGTCAATATCATTCCTCCCTCCTGGCAGTACCCGGAGATCACATGCGCCCAGCTCCTCATCAATGACCAGAGTTTCCGAACCAAAAATTACAAAAACACCTTTTGGAAACAGCAGACCGAAATCATTGCCTACGGTGAACCCATGGGCATCCTTACGGTCTGTTACCTGGAAAAGCGCCCCGACCTTGACGAAGGCGCATTTCTGGCCGAAGAACGGTCGCTGATCAATGCTATAGCCGAACATCTCGGCCGGACGATAGAGCGGAAAATGGCGGAAAACGAACTGCGGGAATCCCGGCGCAAGCTCAAGGAACAGAACCAGCAGCTCAAGGAAAAAAATATTGCCTTGCGGGAAGTGATGAGCCAACTGCGTGAGGAAAAAGCCGATCTGGAAGAACGGGTTCTGGCCAATGTGGAAAATCTGCTGCTGCCCCTGGTCAAAAAAATGGGAGACCGGGGATCGCACTTGGATAAAGAATACCTGCGACTGCTGGAAGAAAACATCGCCCAGCTGACCTCTTCCTTTGGTTCCAAAATCGGTCACTTCAACCAACGCCTCACGCCCAGGGAAAGCGAAATCTGCAATATGATCCGCGCCGGCCTGGGCTCCAAGGAGATTGGAAAAATGCTCAACATCTCCTACCGCAGTGTGGAAACCTATAGAAACCACATCCGCAAAAAGTTGGGCATCACCAATAAAAAAATTAACCTGACATCTTACCTGTCCGGCCTGTAA
- a CDS encoding tetratricopeptide repeat protein, whose product MDKNQLKALAVKYCLEDLTDSSKPGTFLSNLIRRLELAPDFIPEITKEYLEKAKLKSLLRYACKQLSFDEYLENARSEQKKRVKQETIKAEKNRKRTLVKRLFQKYDLPVSSVEKADYQKLKTIIEKVDQGSRLDQKEIIWLMIARKGNYYGYYTHRLREKYHKNEADFFSMEFKKTKNPWDAINASSHFRKCGQSKKANTFLEKINDTILKTKKVNSAFKTTFGGVKRDLKEFDEALSFGNQAHILTPNNFRPCTLLGAVNMELGKYEEGQSWYEKARKLGAPQKLIDDDLRSILMRSDKSKRKDLAKFLYKNDPDRYSWVKNILNSSQSSKINSITDKIDSDAQ is encoded by the coding sequence ATGGATAAAAACCAATTAAAAGCATTAGCAGTTAAATACTGTCTTGAAGATTTGACTGATTCCTCAAAACCTGGAACTTTCCTTTCTAACCTAATTCGCCGCTTAGAATTGGCTCCGGATTTTATACCTGAAATAACAAAAGAATATTTAGAAAAGGCTAAACTCAAGAGTCTATTAAGATATGCTTGTAAACAACTTTCATTTGATGAATATTTGGAAAATGCCCGATCTGAACAAAAAAAAAGGGTTAAGCAAGAAACAATAAAGGCTGAAAAAAATAGAAAACGAACATTAGTCAAAAGATTATTTCAAAAGTATGATTTGCCTGTGTCATCAGTCGAGAAGGCTGATTACCAAAAATTGAAAACCATCATTGAAAAAGTAGACCAGGGTTCAAGACTTGATCAAAAGGAAATCATATGGCTTATGATAGCTCGGAAAGGGAACTACTATGGGTACTACACTCATAGACTTCGAGAAAAATATCATAAAAATGAAGCAGATTTTTTTTCAATGGAATTCAAAAAAACGAAAAACCCTTGGGATGCAATAAATGCAAGCAGCCACTTTCGAAAGTGCGGTCAATCAAAAAAAGCAAACACGTTTTTGGAGAAGATCAATGATACAATTTTAAAAACAAAAAAAGTAAACTCCGCGTTCAAAACGACTTTCGGAGGAGTGAAAAGAGATTTAAAAGAATTTGATGAAGCTTTGTCTTTTGGAAATCAAGCCCATATTCTTACACCAAATAATTTTCGACCTTGTACTCTTTTAGGAGCTGTCAATATGGAGCTTGGCAAATATGAAGAAGGACAATCATGGTATGAAAAGGCCAGAAAGCTTGGTGCTCCTCAAAAATTAATAGATGATGATCTCCGCAGTATCTTGATGCGATCCGACAAATCTAAACGTAAGGATTTGGCTAAATTTTTGTATAAGAATGATCCTGATAGATATAGTTGGGTAAAAAATATATTAAATAGTTCGCAGTCTTCAAAAATCAATTCAATAACGGATAAAATTGATTCTGACGCTCAATAG
- a CDS encoding NAD-glutamate dehydrogenase domain-containing protein produces MGNLLPDISHSPHIIDRADALNLSIRILYEAVIDLSAQGLITAHCINMAAGILLNDLGLPSYFFENITKDSLKQILSSIASSIAVQDGRVVLVGRVAHIDFDLGQGSEVQRVRIATRETRDAMEKLMENMISGHRREYYYSLENEYYTYIFRPETVNDFTKHEFKASPFLFNLAGDYTATPESTRMRYEDFLRDCKISVTPLVEAFNLPATAETRIMFNSDFATPQIPIFRQLLKDHGFSLMRAYWEPYWGGTDVPTSICSIYIRGELSRTQENKLIRDIQDFLAFDVGPVTKLYVEGKLTYKEMLFAGNAIDFARIFIFSESKAQSDSAIMSRLDDRACEEAFAARIHEAARAAFDIRTIEAAVTAHPGLLKALYELFALRFDPTTASLRSIADFTKQLETFHQMCRSRLTEHPTALQVFRFMTKLVTNCQKTNFYTPGKRAYSFRLDSGILDPLVYNRPVYGIFFINGHYAAGIHMRSADIARGGLRLVTGGAAAHERQIENAALLSFILGPRDRRLKHKDICEDGAAGVIVLHPIYCEYSRDAVLDFIEGILDITLPNEHVMDYYGRPEILFFEPDRGTAGLMYTVALRAKERGYPHWRTIATEKGCGILHDNYGLLDNGKLFALLPAGNGLSDLQVDGKSQLVTKDLERVRKNISGKIKTLGMTTTAMMAAFRTLIHHHDIREKDLNLMVIGGPGGRLAGNELICCRSRICLAIDNEGVLFDPTGLDPGELEKLVLAARTGIAAGTMAFPADMLSPEGFKVPATAARIFLPDGTVIEDSALFHRAFFFDPAMRAYIRRAGIRACLPCGGFKGGVTGRTVTSFLKNFKELEFIVEGAGLFFDNDARRYIATNTCIRHLKDSTANKGGLFSSVMAEVLPGFLLGDQYEGAILEDSKVCGALIREIIGLVETHAAAETKIIISRSKADPSIPLFAQSDKAGEEILALQETLRTRLNTILKQKTLVWKILAAYIPETLVKLIGKKRITDILNTDPMQEYRNAIITKKLAATAFYRFGLEWENFTAKLEKDFIGTVTDLAAPLSHQSAWPVSAVSPGALP; encoded by the coding sequence ATGGGCAACCTGCTGCCCGACATCAGCCACTCCCCCCATATTATTGACCGCGCCGACGCACTCAACCTCAGCATCAGGATTCTCTACGAGGCGGTCATTGATCTTTCCGCCCAGGGTCTGATTACGGCCCATTGCATCAATATGGCCGCAGGTATCCTGCTCAATGATTTGGGGCTCCCCAGCTATTTTTTCGAAAATATCACCAAGGACTCCCTCAAGCAGATCCTATCCTCCATTGCCTCCAGTATCGCCGTCCAGGATGGCCGGGTCGTCCTGGTGGGACGGGTAGCCCACATCGACTTTGACCTGGGGCAGGGCAGTGAGGTCCAGCGGGTCCGCATCGCCACCCGGGAAACCCGGGACGCTATGGAAAAACTTATGGAAAACATGATATCCGGCCATCGCAGGGAATATTACTACAGCCTGGAAAATGAATACTACACCTATATTTTCCGGCCGGAGACGGTAAACGATTTCACCAAACATGAGTTTAAGGCATCTCCCTTTCTTTTCAACCTTGCCGGAGATTACACCGCAACCCCGGAATCCACCCGCATGCGGTATGAAGACTTTCTAAGGGATTGCAAGATATCGGTGACGCCCCTGGTGGAAGCCTTCAATCTGCCGGCCACTGCGGAAACCCGGATCATGTTCAACTCGGATTTCGCCACCCCCCAAATCCCAATTTTCCGGCAGTTACTCAAAGACCACGGCTTCAGCCTCATGCGGGCCTATTGGGAACCCTATTGGGGCGGCACCGATGTTCCCACGTCTATCTGCTCCATATATATCCGGGGAGAACTTTCACGGACCCAGGAAAATAAATTGATTCGGGACATTCAGGATTTTTTGGCCTTTGATGTGGGCCCTGTCACTAAACTTTATGTGGAAGGAAAGCTGACCTACAAGGAAATGCTTTTTGCCGGCAATGCAATTGATTTTGCACGGATATTCATCTTCTCGGAAAGCAAGGCCCAAAGTGATTCTGCCATTATGTCCCGCCTGGATGACAGGGCCTGTGAAGAGGCTTTTGCCGCCCGGATCCACGAGGCCGCCCGCGCCGCCTTTGACATCCGAACCATTGAGGCCGCTGTTACGGCCCACCCCGGCCTGCTTAAAGCCTTATATGAATTATTTGCCCTTCGTTTTGATCCGACCACGGCCTCGCTTCGGTCGATAGCGGATTTCACAAAACAACTTGAGACGTTCCATCAAATGTGCCGGAGCCGCCTCACAGAACACCCCACAGCGCTGCAGGTCTTCCGGTTCATGACAAAGCTTGTGACCAACTGCCAAAAGACCAATTTTTATACCCCGGGTAAACGGGCTTACAGCTTTCGCCTGGACAGCGGTATCCTGGACCCCCTGGTATATAATCGGCCTGTTTACGGGATTTTTTTTATCAACGGCCACTATGCTGCAGGCATCCACATGCGGTCTGCCGACATTGCCCGGGGCGGTCTGCGCCTGGTAACAGGTGGGGCTGCGGCCCACGAAAGGCAGATCGAAAATGCGGCTCTGCTCAGCTTTATCCTGGGGCCCCGGGACCGGCGGCTTAAGCATAAGGACATCTGCGAGGACGGCGCTGCAGGTGTAATCGTTCTCCATCCAATCTACTGTGAATATTCCAGGGATGCAGTGTTGGATTTCATCGAAGGTATCCTGGATATCACCCTCCCCAATGAACATGTAATGGATTATTACGGCCGCCCTGAAATACTTTTTTTCGAACCGGATCGGGGCACGGCAGGTCTCATGTATACCGTGGCCCTCCGGGCAAAGGAGCGGGGCTATCCCCACTGGCGGACCATTGCCACCGAAAAGGGCTGCGGTATCCTCCACGATAATTACGGTCTTCTGGACAACGGCAAGCTGTTCGCGCTGCTTCCGGCCGGGAACGGCCTCAGCGACCTGCAAGTCGATGGAAAGTCCCAGCTGGTCACCAAAGATCTGGAGAGAGTTAGGAAAAATATCAGTGGGAAAATTAAAACCCTGGGCATGACCACCACGGCTATGATGGCGGCATTCCGCACCCTGATCCACCACCATGATATCCGGGAAAAAGATCTTAATCTTATGGTCATCGGCGGACCCGGCGGCCGGTTGGCGGGAAATGAACTGATCTGCTGCCGGAGCCGGATTTGCCTGGCCATAGACAACGAAGGTGTCCTCTTTGATCCCACCGGCCTGGATCCAGGTGAATTGGAAAAATTGGTCTTAGCCGCCCGTACCGGCATCGCCGCGGGCACTATGGCCTTTCCTGCGGACATGCTATCCCCGGAGGGATTCAAGGTACCGGCGACGGCTGCGCGCATCTTTCTGCCCGACGGTACCGTGATCGAAGACAGTGCCCTTTTCCACCGGGCCTTTTTCTTTGATCCGGCAATGAGAGCCTACATTCGCAGGGCCGGCATCCGGGCCTGTCTGCCCTGCGGCGGATTCAAAGGTGGGGTCACCGGAAGAACCGTCACATCCTTTCTGAAAAATTTCAAGGAACTTGAATTCATCGTGGAAGGTGCCGGCCTTTTTTTCGACAACGACGCCCGGCGGTATATTGCGACAAACACCTGCATCCGTCACCTCAAGGATAGTACTGCCAACAAGGGCGGCCTATTCTCCTCAGTCATGGCCGAAGTCCTCCCGGGTTTCCTTCTTGGGGACCAATACGAGGGCGCCATACTTGAAGATTCTAAAGTGTGCGGTGCCCTGATTCGAGAGATTATAGGTCTTGTTGAAACCCATGCGGCAGCGGAAACAAAGATAATAATCAGCCGCAGTAAAGCAGACCCGTCCATTCCGCTTTTTGCCCAATCGGACAAGGCAGGGGAAGAGATCCTGGCCCTTCAGGAAACATTGCGAACCAGACTCAACACCATATTAAAGCAGAAAACCCTGGTCTGGAAAATATTGGCGGCATATATCCCCGAGACGTTGGTCAAACTAATCGGGAAAAAGCGGATCACAGATATCCTCAATACCGATCCCATGCAGGAATACCGGAACGCCATCATCACCAAAAAACTGGCGGCCACGGCCTTTTACCGGTTCGGCCTGGAATGGGAGAATTTTACGGCAAAGCTGGAAAAAGACTTTATAGGCACCGTGACAGATCTGGCAGCGCCTCTCTCTCATCAGAGCGCATGGCCGGTTTCAGCTGTGTCGCCCGGAGCGTTGCCGTAG
- a CDS encoding YajD family HNH nuclease: MANKKENHIQKVLEEQQSRQAGYRERALKMFPWVCAHCGREFEGKRVKELTIHHKDHNHDNNPPDGSNWELLCIYCHDNEHCRDQVADAYSDEVAGSTSDSWGTTNPFAGLGDMLKGKL, from the coding sequence ATGGCAAACAAAAAAGAAAACCATATTCAGAAAGTATTGGAAGAGCAACAGTCCCGACAGGCCGGTTACAGGGAGCGTGCACTTAAGATGTTCCCCTGGGTCTGTGCCCATTGTGGCCGTGAGTTTGAAGGCAAACGAGTCAAGGAACTCACTATTCACCATAAAGACCATAACCACGACAACAACCCGCCTGATGGGAGCAACTGGGAATTACTGTGTATCTATTGCCACGACAACGAACATTGCCGGGACCAGGTCGCCGATGCCTATTCCGATGAAGTGGCCGGGAGCACCTCAGACTCCTGGGGCACCACCAATCCTTTTGCCGGGCTTGGCGACATGCTCAAAGGCAAATTGTAA
- the gdhA gene encoding NADP-specific glutamate dehydrogenase, protein MSEELNKIIAKDPDQKEFHQAVREVLESVQPVLDRNIEYRKAKIIERLAEPERVVMFRVPWMDDTGTVQINRGYRIGMNSAIGPYKGGLRFHPSVNLSILKFLAFEQVFKNALTTLPIGGGKGGSDFDPKGKSDNEVMRFCQSFMSELYRHIGPNTDVPAGDIGVGGREIGYLFGQYKRLTNEFSSVLTGKGLDWGGSLIRPEATGYGAVYFAAEMLATRNGSMEGKTCLVSGSGNVAQYTVEKILDLGGKVVTLSDSSGFIYDETGIDREKLAWVMELKEVRRGRIKEYAEKYPEAVYTETDAALDYNPLWNIKADCAFPSATQNEINAKDGRNLIENGVFLISEGANMPSTPEAVDLFVERKILYAPGKAANAGGVAVSGLEMSQNAVRRAWTREKVDRRLHAIMQSIHKSCVDACDEYGEKGNYVAGANIAGFTKVVNAMLDQGLV, encoded by the coding sequence ATGTCAGAAGAACTGAATAAAATCATTGCCAAAGACCCCGATCAGAAAGAGTTCCACCAGGCCGTCCGGGAAGTGCTCGAAAGCGTACAGCCCGTGCTGGACCGGAACATCGAATACCGCAAAGCCAAAATTATAGAGCGCCTGGCCGAGCCTGAACGGGTGGTTATGTTCCGGGTGCCCTGGATGGACGACACCGGAACAGTCCAGATTAACCGCGGTTACCGCATCGGAATGAATTCGGCTATCGGTCCCTACAAGGGCGGGCTGCGTTTCCACCCTTCGGTGAATTTGTCCATACTCAAATTTCTGGCTTTTGAGCAGGTTTTTAAAAATGCCCTGACCACCCTGCCAATAGGCGGCGGCAAAGGCGGGTCAGACTTTGACCCCAAAGGAAAATCCGACAATGAAGTCATGCGCTTCTGCCAGTCTTTCATGTCCGAACTTTACCGCCACATCGGCCCCAACACCGACGTACCCGCCGGGGATATCGGCGTGGGCGGCAGGGAAATCGGTTATCTTTTCGGACAGTATAAACGACTGACCAATGAATTCTCATCGGTGCTCACCGGCAAGGGCCTGGACTGGGGCGGCAGCCTCATCCGGCCCGAAGCCACGGGCTACGGTGCGGTCTACTTTGCAGCTGAAATGCTGGCCACCCGCAATGGCAGCATGGAAGGCAAAACCTGTCTGGTTTCCGGCTCCGGTAACGTGGCCCAGTACACCGTGGAAAAAATTCTGGACCTGGGGGGGAAAGTTGTGACCCTGTCGGACTCCTCCGGGTTCATCTACGACGAAACAGGTATTGACCGGGAAAAACTGGCCTGGGTCATGGAGTTGAAAGAGGTCAGGCGGGGTCGAATCAAGGAATACGCGGAAAAATATCCGGAAGCGGTATACACTGAAACAGATGCTGCCCTGGATTACAATCCCTTGTGGAACATCAAGGCCGACTGCGCCTTCCCCTCTGCGACCCAGAACGAAATTAACGCCAAGGATGGGCGTAACCTCATTGAAAACGGGGTCTTTTTAATCTCCGAAGGGGCCAACATGCCATCTACCCCGGAAGCAGTCGACCTTTTTGTGGAACGCAAAATTCTCTATGCCCCCGGTAAAGCGGCCAATGCCGGCGGAGTGGCCGTGTCCGGCCTGGAGATGTCACAAAACGCCGTACGTCGGGCCTGGACCCGGGAAAAGGTGGACCGGCGCCTGCATGCCATCATGCAATCCATTCATAAATCCTGCGTGGACGCCTGTGACGAATACGGCGAGAAGGGCAACTACGTGGCCGGGGCCAACATTGCCGGTTTTACAAAAGTGGTCAACGCCATGCTGGATCAGGGTCTTGTATAG
- a CDS encoding PEP/pyruvate-binding domain-containing protein codes for MDKITEKIKVRPENSHSPGIQVRSILFVSAPYQLPGLKADIHPSPWKITYAVSMEEAAALLGKADFNLVFIEMQTLDHKTEITIQHLKGLCPGLPVILLAPPGHCKNRSLERDADHIFIWSGTPEVFHAMVRFIEDQRCKDTTRRAVLLVEDSLEYASFFLPAVYKGIDTAFPGARPPRLVLAGSHETAMARFRELGNRLECVLSDTRLPWQGREASGAGIDILSTIHREMPELPIMLMSAESANKTRAESIPAPFLDKNAKHLGPNLHEFFRSLTANRPVGGRNTLPKDPYPVQTCPAGFTRIGNGSIGGKARGLAFLAQTLNRRPDLVAVYSEMTVNIPDSLILCTDIFEDFVRDNGLARFTGRPLADLVQAFIDAPLTGEVLGHLQTYLAGTCAPLAVRSSSLLEDAVTHPCAGLYKTYMIPNNHADPDLRLSHLATAVKLVYASAYYKNARAFIRSTTTHPFRDSMAVMIQETAGSRHGDFFYPAISGTAHSLNFYPAANAKADEGVLNLALGLGHTLAQGEQSFRVFPKHPQATPQFSGTRDFLEKTQNRFYALRMTGYPETLCFGICSNLERRDLSQALNEAPVKTLASTYMPLEDRIRDTWYCRGPKVITFAQVLKYGAPPLTALVNDLMTALAHAAGGPIELEFTADLPDRSGGPWKISLLQVRPMSSPRDTSLITRADLDEAVCVSTSALGNGTLDTIRDIIYVNPEVFEGGKTPDMAQQISRINAELAKTNRRFLLAGPGRWGSSDPWLGIPVDWQQISGAGAIVEIRDGTIHADASWGSHFFNTITAHGVPYITVNSGTCDRIDLENLAGCRTVRDEGFIRHMRLNRPLLIKIDGKHSRGVIIDAGKADNDIQDQ; via the coding sequence ATGGATAAAATTACCGAAAAAATAAAAGTCAGACCTGAAAATTCACACTCCCCTGGTATTCAGGTCAGGAGTATTCTATTTGTTTCCGCGCCTTACCAATTGCCGGGACTCAAAGCGGATATTCACCCATCCCCCTGGAAGATCACCTACGCTGTTTCCATGGAAGAGGCTGCCGCACTGCTCGGCAAGGCAGATTTTAACCTCGTTTTCATTGAAATGCAGACTCTGGATCACAAAACAGAGATCACGATACAGCACCTCAAGGGACTTTGCCCCGGCCTGCCGGTCATTCTTCTGGCGCCACCGGGCCACTGCAAAAACCGGTCTTTGGAACGGGATGCGGATCACATCTTTATCTGGTCCGGGACACCTGAGGTTTTCCATGCCATGGTCCGCTTCATTGAGGACCAGCGCTGCAAGGATACCACCCGCCGTGCAGTTCTACTGGTGGAGGACAGCCTTGAATACGCCTCGTTTTTCCTTCCCGCGGTATACAAAGGCATAGATACGGCTTTTCCGGGGGCCAGGCCTCCCAGGCTTGTCCTGGCCGGGTCTCATGAAACAGCCATGGCCCGGTTCCGTGAATTGGGAAACCGCCTTGAATGTGTCCTTTCCGATACCCGGCTTCCCTGGCAGGGAAGAGAAGCGTCCGGGGCCGGGATTGACATCCTGTCAACCATTCACAGGGAAATGCCCGAACTTCCCATTATGCTCATGAGTGCGGAATCTGCAAACAAAACAAGGGCGGAAAGCATCCCGGCGCCTTTTTTGGATAAAAATGCCAAACATCTGGGCCCCAACCTCCATGAGTTTTTCCGCAGCCTGACAGCGAACCGCCCGGTTGGGGGGCGAAACACCCTTCCCAAAGACCCGTATCCTGTGCAAACATGCCCTGCCGGGTTTACCAGAATCGGAAACGGATCCATCGGTGGTAAGGCCAGGGGCCTGGCCTTTCTGGCCCAGACCCTTAACCGCCGTCCCGACCTTGTAGCTGTCTATTCGGAAATGACCGTCAACATCCCTGATTCTCTGATCCTCTGCACAGACATTTTTGAGGATTTTGTCCGTGACAACGGATTGGCAAGATTTACCGGCCGCCCCCTGGCGGATCTGGTCCAGGCATTCATTGACGCCCCTTTGACCGGGGAGGTGCTCGGGCATTTGCAAACCTATCTGGCCGGTACGTGTGCCCCTCTGGCAGTTCGCTCCTCCAGCCTTCTGGAAGATGCCGTGACCCATCCCTGCGCCGGGTTGTACAAAACTTACATGATCCCCAACAACCATGCCGACCCTGATCTCCGGTTGTCCCATCTTGCGACCGCAGTCAAGCTGGTCTATGCCTCTGCATACTATAAAAATGCGAGGGCTTTTATACGCAGCACAACGACTCACCCCTTCAGGGACAGTATGGCCGTTATGATCCAGGAAACAGCCGGCAGCCGGCACGGAGATTTTTTCTACCCGGCCATTTCGGGCACGGCCCATTCCTTGAATTTTTACCCTGCGGCCAATGCCAAAGCCGATGAGGGTGTCTTGAACCTGGCACTGGGTTTAGGCCATACCCTGGCCCAGGGGGAGCAGAGTTTCAGGGTTTTCCCCAAGCATCCCCAGGCCACGCCCCAATTTTCCGGAACCCGTGATTTTCTGGAAAAAACACAAAATCGTTTTTATGCACTCAGAATGACAGGCTACCCCGAGACCCTGTGCTTCGGGATTTGTTCCAACCTGGAACGTCGGGATCTGTCCCAGGCTTTAAATGAGGCCCCGGTCAAAACCCTGGCCTCCACCTATATGCCTTTAGAGGACCGAATTCGAGATACTTGGTACTGTCGAGGCCCTAAAGTGATCACTTTTGCCCAGGTTCTGAAATACGGGGCCCCGCCCCTTACCGCCCTGGTGAACGATCTCATGACAGCTTTGGCTCATGCTGCCGGCGGCCCAATAGAGCTGGAGTTTACCGCCGACCTCCCGGACAGATCAGGCGGACCCTGGAAAATTTCCCTGCTCCAGGTCCGGCCCATGTCAAGTCCACGGGACACCAGCCTGATCACCAGAGCAGATCTTGACGAAGCCGTCTGCGTCTCCACCTCGGCTCTGGGAAACGGCACCCTGGACACCATCCGGGACATCATCTATGTCAACCCGGAAGTTTTTGAGGGGGGTAAGACCCCGGATATGGCACAGCAGATCAGCCGCATTAATGCGGAACTGGCCAAAACCAACCGCCGGTTTCTGCTGGCCGGTCCGGGGCGATGGGGGTCATCGGATCCTTGGCTGGGCATCCCTGTGGACTGGCAGCAGATCTCCGGTGCCGGTGCCATCGTGGAAATCCGGGACGGCACCATCCATGCCGATGCCTCATGGGGCTCCCATTTTTTTAACACCATCACTGCCCACGGTGTTCCCTATATCACCGTGAATTCGGGAACTTGCGACCGCATCGACTTGGAAAACCTGGCCGGCTGCCGCACTGTCCGGGATGAGGGATTCATCCGTCACATGCGCTTGAATCGTCCCCTGCTGATTAAAATCGATGGAAAACATTCCCGCGGTGTCATCATTGACGCCGGAAAAGCAGACAATGACATACAGGATCAATGA
- a CDS encoding ABC transporter substrate-binding protein: protein MNKKFKTNTINGTGLIVLCMMFFALTPAFAGDTLNYRLKWLFNTSVAGDIIADTGGFFEKAGLDVSVNEGGTGKNAIKELELGYANFGVASADQVIRALEKGADVVVLAQLFQVNPMQWIYRSDLLEIKGLSDLRGRHIGVTFGGNDETIMTTLLAKAELTLKDIRISSVRFDFTPFLKKEVEVWPVYRNSQGVILKERLAAEGEQVKFLNPADYGVSFVANSVVTSGTMMEKHPDTVNAFMAALLSAWEFALDPANEAEVLAQIKKKNKGTKDDIRQKQLEATRPLIKPDKGTKIGIIDAGAWQQTESIMVKEKQIVAPVDVTRRLVGPQK from the coding sequence ATGAATAAAAAGTTTAAAACCAACACCATAAACGGGACAGGACTTATTGTCCTTTGCATGATGTTTTTTGCTCTCACACCTGCCTTTGCCGGCGATACGCTTAATTACCGTCTAAAATGGCTGTTCAACACCTCTGTGGCCGGTGACATCATTGCGGATACCGGCGGCTTTTTTGAAAAAGCAGGGCTGGATGTTTCCGTAAATGAAGGCGGGACCGGAAAAAATGCCATCAAGGAACTTGAGCTGGGATATGCAAACTTTGGCGTGGCATCTGCCGACCAGGTCATCCGGGCCCTTGAAAAAGGCGCCGACGTGGTGGTGTTGGCCCAGCTGTTCCAGGTCAACCCCATGCAGTGGATCTACCGGTCGGACCTGCTTGAAATCAAAGGCCTTTCAGATTTAAGGGGCCGACATATCGGGGTCACCTTCGGGGGGAATGATGAAACCATCATGACCACCCTTTTAGCCAAAGCAGAGCTTACATTAAAAGATATCCGCATCTCCAGCGTCAGGTTTGACTTTACCCCGTTTCTGAAAAAAGAAGTTGAGGTGTGGCCGGTATATCGCAACTCCCAGGGGGTTATCTTAAAAGAGAGGCTGGCCGCAGAAGGCGAGCAGGTAAAATTCCTGAACCCTGCGGACTATGGCGTATCCTTTGTGGCCAACTCGGTCGTGACGTCAGGCACCATGATGGAAAAACATCCGGACACGGTAAATGCTTTTATGGCGGCGCTGCTGTCGGCCTGGGAATTTGCCCTGGATCCGGCCAACGAAGCCGAGGTTTTAGCCCAAATCAAAAAAAAGAATAAAGGCACCAAAGACGATATCCGCCAAAAACAACTTGAAGCCACCCGTCCGTTGATCAAACCGGACAAAGGGACAAAAATCGGTATTATTGATGCCGGAGCATGGCAGCAGACTGAAAGCATCATGGTCAAGGAAAAACAGATCGTGGCCCCGGTTGATGTAACAAGGCGCTTAGTTGGGCCCCAAAAATAG